The following are encoded together in the Pedobacter steynii genome:
- a CDS encoding AraC family transcriptional regulator, whose amino-acid sequence MKTLIQKIHVEERHSFACRTYKTPDFETAWHKHLECELILITEGNGTALIGDYIGEYKEGDVFFLSPDLPHWFRKSEQKMTGSAIVIHFLKDFMGDIFLSLPEVEPICRSLENKDKGIQLQGALSDEVALLIREIERAEGLDRIQLLLTCMRKISTSAEHKIITTASGTLAGGEENAVIETIIEYSFKHYLDPISLKEVADITKMSIPSFCRFFKRNVKKSYFDFIREIRIGRACKLLRETNRPVLDICYDSGYNSWPNFSKQFKDVTKLSPSRYRKQHITHS is encoded by the coding sequence ATGAAGACCCTTATCCAGAAGATCCATGTGGAAGAACGTCATTCTTTTGCATGCCGGACCTATAAGACACCTGATTTTGAAACCGCATGGCACAAACACCTGGAATGCGAGTTAATTCTGATTACCGAGGGGAACGGGACGGCATTAATCGGAGATTATATTGGAGAGTATAAAGAAGGGGATGTTTTCTTTCTGAGTCCGGATCTGCCTCACTGGTTTCGGAAATCGGAGCAAAAGATGACTGGAAGTGCTATTGTGATCCATTTTTTGAAAGACTTTATGGGCGATATTTTTCTATCCTTACCGGAGGTGGAGCCCATTTGCAGGTCGTTGGAAAACAAAGATAAAGGAATTCAATTACAAGGAGCATTGTCTGATGAAGTGGCCTTACTGATCAGGGAAATAGAGAGGGCGGAGGGGCTGGACCGGATTCAGCTGCTTTTGACTTGCATGCGAAAAATCAGTACCTCAGCGGAGCATAAAATTATTACCACCGCTTCTGGCACCCTGGCGGGGGGAGAGGAAAATGCAGTGATAGAAACCATAATTGAGTACTCATTTAAACATTATCTGGATCCCATTTCTTTGAAAGAGGTCGCTGACATCACCAAAATGTCTATTCCTTCCTTCTGCAGGTTCTTCAAAAGGAATGTCAAAAAAAGCTACTTTGATTTTATACGGGAAATCAGGATTGGCCGCGCCTGTAAACTATTGCGCGAAACCAATCGTCCTGTTTTGGATATTTGCTACGATAGCGGATATAACAGCTGGCCGAATTTCAGCAAGCAATTTAAGGATGTGACAAAACTATCTCCATCCAGGTATAGAAAGCAGCATATTACCCACAGTTAG
- a CDS encoding NADP-dependent oxidoreductase, which produces MKAIRLHDYGTPESLVIEDVPVPEIKGNEVLVKVHAASVNPIDWKKGSGAMKEIFPVHFPWIPGEDFAGTIAAIGKEVHDFKVGDEVYGDTGHGGAYAEYVAVKPGIIAKKPTALSFSEAASVPVVAETAWQGLFKYAKLEKGQTILIHGGAGAVGAYAVQFAHLIGAKVFVTASATDQDFLKSIGADQVLDYKTTRFEEELSDIDVVFDLVGGDNQLRSFKVMKPGGILVASTQPIDEEQAVRHQVTGVFMDMKPSREGLNRIAELLDNGELRTTIANTYPLEQASSGWNDIAGRHSNPAASTVPKEKSRNGKTVLQVI; this is translated from the coding sequence ATGAAAGCAATCAGACTGCATGATTATGGTACTCCGGAATCTTTAGTAATTGAGGATGTTCCTGTACCGGAAATCAAAGGAAATGAGGTATTGGTGAAAGTTCATGCCGCATCTGTTAACCCTATCGATTGGAAAAAGGGTTCAGGGGCGATGAAAGAAATCTTCCCGGTTCATTTCCCCTGGATTCCAGGTGAAGATTTTGCAGGTACGATTGCTGCCATAGGAAAAGAAGTACATGATTTTAAGGTCGGCGATGAAGTTTATGGTGATACCGGGCATGGTGGGGCTTATGCTGAATATGTAGCCGTTAAGCCCGGTATCATCGCTAAAAAACCCACCGCTTTATCCTTTTCAGAAGCGGCATCGGTGCCTGTTGTAGCTGAAACGGCATGGCAGGGATTGTTCAAATATGCAAAACTGGAAAAAGGACAAACCATTCTGATCCATGGCGGAGCGGGAGCGGTAGGTGCTTATGCGGTTCAATTTGCACATCTGATCGGTGCCAAAGTCTTTGTGACCGCCTCAGCAACAGACCAGGACTTTTTGAAATCTATTGGTGCCGACCAGGTATTGGATTATAAAACAACCCGTTTTGAAGAGGAACTGAGCGACATTGACGTGGTATTCGATCTTGTTGGCGGAGATAACCAGCTGAGGTCTTTCAAAGTAATGAAACCCGGTGGCATATTGGTGGCCAGCACTCAGCCCATTGATGAAGAACAGGCCGTCAGGCATCAGGTAACTGGAGTTTTTATGGACATGAAGCCCTCCAGAGAGGGGTTGAACCGAATTGCCGAGCTGCTGGACAATGGTGAATTACGAACCACTATCGCCAATACTTATCCCCTGGAGCAGGCCTCCTCTGGCTGGAACGATATTGCCGGCCGCCACTCAAACCCTGCCGCATCAACTGTACCAAAAGAAAAAAGCAGAAACGGAAAAACGGTGCTACAGGTGATTTAA
- a CDS encoding VOC family protein, producing MEKITEKTNVITWFEIPVTDTLRAKKFYETILDLQMYTQQIGDEELTFFPSTPGVIQATSGRVTGVLLKNEYSKPSQDGTVVYINASPDLQKVLDKIGPSGGKVIVPRTKIPAGYIAQFIDTEGNRVALHSEH from the coding sequence ATGGAAAAAATAACTGAAAAAACCAATGTCATCACCTGGTTCGAAATTCCGGTAACAGATACCTTACGGGCAAAAAAATTCTACGAAACCATTCTGGATCTTCAGATGTATACCCAACAGATTGGGGACGAGGAACTGACCTTTTTCCCTTCTACTCCCGGGGTAATTCAAGCGACATCCGGCAGGGTTACCGGAGTTCTGTTAAAAAACGAATATTCCAAACCATCTCAGGACGGAACTGTTGTTTATATCAACGCCAGTCCTGATCTTCAGAAAGTGCTCGACAAAATCGGTCCCTCTGGAGGAAAGGTAATTGTACCCAGAACAAAAATTCCGGCCGGCTATATTGCTCAGTTTATAGATACTGAAGGAAACAGAGTCGCGCTGCATTCAGAACATTAA
- a CDS encoding helix-turn-helix domain-containing protein gives MTNLVEYQRAAPDPLLSDFIKCYWSVHNPDEQEKIFSILPDGYFDLLFRAIKGESVRLSLSGLWNRETESVVPGNSIVFGISFKLPASEYVLKESIAELVNTEVDLPADFWGLTISDLTNFDDLTNILEEKIRQRLCKNTDNRKLHLFATLYATNGSITAEEVSNTILWSNRQISQYFKDQFGISLKSYCTILRYRASFDHLSEKERYPQQNYSDQAHFIREVRKYSGVTPSVLAENENNRFIQLSTLKKK, from the coding sequence ATGACGAACCTCGTAGAATATCAAAGAGCAGCTCCTGATCCTTTACTGTCCGACTTCATAAAATGCTATTGGTCAGTACACAATCCCGATGAACAAGAAAAAATTTTCAGCATCCTTCCTGACGGATACTTTGACTTGCTTTTTCGTGCAATCAAAGGAGAGTCTGTCCGACTGTCGTTAAGCGGATTATGGAACAGGGAAACGGAGTCTGTAGTGCCGGGAAACAGCATCGTTTTTGGAATCAGTTTTAAGTTACCCGCCTCTGAATATGTACTGAAAGAAAGCATTGCGGAACTGGTCAATACGGAAGTAGATTTACCCGCAGATTTCTGGGGATTAACCATATCAGACTTAACCAATTTCGACGACCTGACCAATATACTGGAGGAGAAGATCCGGCAGCGCCTATGCAAAAATACCGACAATAGAAAGCTACACCTCTTTGCTACCTTATACGCCACCAACGGTTCCATTACTGCGGAAGAAGTTTCCAATACAATTCTTTGGAGCAACAGACAGATCAGCCAGTATTTTAAAGATCAGTTTGGAATTTCCTTAAAGTCTTACTGCACGATTTTGCGTTATCGTGCTTCCTTTGATCATCTCAGTGAGAAAGAACGCTATCCGCAACAGAATTATAGCGACCAGGCACATTTCATCAGGGAGGTCAGAAAGTATTCGGGAGTAACGCCCAGTGTGCTTGCTGAAAATGAAAACAACCGATTTATACAATTATCAACCCTTAAGAAGAAATAA
- a CDS encoding EamA family transporter: protein MKNNKLLQIPPLPAVLLAIISVQAGAAIAKGLFPAIGPASTASLRIGLSAVILLIANRPDLRKLTKIQWKAVALYGLVLGAMNLIFYMAIKRIPLALGVTLEFIGPLLLAVINSKKMMDYLWVLLAAAGIALIAPWSEKGLDLIGVILALVAGGLWATYIVLGGRISKIMKGGDAVSVGMIFATLLVVPFGIASGGFGNLTPGLLLMGAALALLSSAIPFTLEMSALSQMPARTFSILMSLEPAVAALCGIVFLHEHLSFLEYLSVALVIIASAGATITSKKETL, encoded by the coding sequence ATGAAAAATAATAAACTGCTCCAGATCCCACCTTTACCCGCAGTTTTATTGGCCATCATCAGTGTTCAGGCCGGGGCAGCAATAGCAAAAGGTCTTTTCCCTGCAATTGGTCCGGCGAGTACCGCTTCACTCAGAATAGGTTTATCAGCCGTCATCCTGCTTATCGCCAACAGACCTGACCTCAGAAAACTGACTAAAATACAATGGAAAGCGGTTGCACTATATGGTCTGGTATTGGGTGCTATGAACCTGATATTTTATATGGCGATCAAGAGGATTCCACTTGCATTAGGGGTAACATTGGAGTTTATTGGTCCGCTGTTATTGGCCGTAATCAACTCCAAAAAAATGATGGATTACCTCTGGGTATTGCTTGCCGCAGCAGGAATTGCATTGATTGCACCCTGGTCGGAAAAAGGGCTGGATTTAATTGGAGTCATACTGGCCTTAGTTGCCGGCGGATTATGGGCCACCTATATTGTGCTGGGAGGCAGAATTTCTAAAATAATGAAAGGAGGAGATGCCGTTTCCGTAGGAATGATCTTCGCCACCCTATTGGTTGTTCCTTTCGGAATAGCGAGCGGAGGATTCGGCAACCTGACACCAGGCCTGCTTTTAATGGGTGCAGCGCTTGCCCTGTTATCCAGCGCCATTCCTTTCACCCTGGAGATGAGTGCACTAAGCCAGATGCCGGCACGTACATTTAGCATCCTGATGAGCCTTGAGCCTGCCGTTGCGGCTTTATGTGGAATTGTGTTTTTACACGAGCACCTTTCCTTCCTGGAATACCTTTCTGTTGCGCTTGTCATCATTGCCAGTGCGGGTGCCACAATTACTTCAAAAAAGGAGACATTATAA
- a CDS encoding alpha-L-fucosidase: MFVFSSKSGIMRTSFLLFLALQFFLISASKAQNPSTLQLSQIKRGYGMFIHFGLNTFNETEWSDGKLPVSSYQPDQLDCDQWVKTAKDAGFRYVILVTKHHDGFALWNSKYSDYDVASSAVKTDVVAEVAKACRKYGIELGLYYSLWDRHEPSHHNPDPDAYVNFMKNQLTELLSNYGDICELWFDGGWAKKDEDWKLPEVYAHIKKLQPGCLVTVNHTIGKKEKITAIQSPQDMQPGDPIRFWPVDFRTKDPNLARWDDPKLFSYQNENHYLILEHTLCLSDRWNWFQKKEQLPARGVDELEELFYWTTANNNIMILNVPPDQHGRIREHERLRVLELAQRIGIRGGKKPLPSGYENLAFNLPIVASSTANDPKRTAEKANDYSLETWWAAGDSIASLEMELNKKINRITIMEQPDMVNLKDGFSTIRNFHIKKFSVEIWNEGAWESVYKGTEIGACKIISLSKYVNAAKIRLNIIDSRGIPAISHFAVSDTRSKGLRIINSGKL, translated from the coding sequence ATGTTTGTTTTTTCCAGCAAATCTGGAATAATGAGGACTTCTTTCCTGTTATTCCTGGCCCTGCAGTTTTTTCTAATCTCTGCATCAAAAGCCCAGAATCCTTCCACCTTACAGCTTTCTCAAATCAAAAGAGGTTATGGAATGTTTATCCATTTTGGATTGAACACCTTTAACGAGACAGAATGGTCTGATGGAAAATTACCTGTTTCCTCTTATCAGCCGGATCAGCTGGATTGTGATCAATGGGTTAAAACTGCAAAAGACGCGGGGTTCAGATATGTGATCCTGGTGACCAAACATCATGATGGATTTGCACTCTGGAATAGTAAATATTCAGACTATGATGTAGCCTCCTCAGCGGTAAAAACCGATGTGGTAGCGGAGGTTGCAAAAGCCTGTAGAAAATATGGAATTGAGCTCGGCCTGTATTATTCGTTGTGGGACAGACATGAGCCTTCACATCATAATCCGGATCCGGATGCCTATGTTAATTTTATGAAAAATCAACTCACAGAACTGCTCAGTAATTATGGAGACATTTGTGAATTGTGGTTTGATGGCGGATGGGCAAAGAAAGATGAGGACTGGAAATTACCGGAAGTATATGCACATATCAAAAAGCTACAGCCAGGATGTCTGGTTACTGTAAATCATACCATTGGTAAAAAAGAGAAAATAACTGCTATCCAATCTCCTCAGGACATGCAGCCGGGAGATCCTATTCGTTTCTGGCCGGTAGATTTCCGCACAAAAGACCCAAACCTGGCCAGGTGGGACGACCCCAAATTGTTCAGTTACCAGAACGAAAACCATTACCTGATCCTGGAGCATACGCTGTGTCTTTCTGACCGCTGGAACTGGTTTCAGAAGAAAGAGCAATTGCCAGCCAGGGGAGTCGATGAGCTGGAAGAACTGTTTTACTGGACCACTGCAAATAACAACATCATGATTCTGAATGTTCCGCCAGATCAACACGGCCGGATCAGGGAGCATGAGCGGTTGAGAGTTCTTGAACTGGCACAGCGGATTGGAATCCGTGGCGGTAAGAAACCTTTGCCTTCCGGTTATGAAAATCTTGCTTTTAACCTGCCAATCGTCGCTTCAAGCACGGCAAATGATCCAAAAAGAACTGCGGAGAAGGCCAATGATTATAGCCTGGAGACCTGGTGGGCTGCAGGGGATTCCATTGCTTCATTAGAGATGGAACTGAACAAAAAAATAAACCGCATTACCATTATGGAACAACCGGATATGGTGAACCTGAAAGATGGATTCTCCACCATCAGGAATTTTCATATTAAAAAGTTCTCTGTAGAGATCTGGAATGAGGGAGCCTGGGAATCGGTTTATAAAGGAACCGAAATCGGTGCATGTAAGATCATTTCGTTATCTAAATATGTAAATGCTGCAAAGATCAGGCTGAACATTATAGATTCCCGAGGTATTCCGGCAATCAGTCATTTTGCGGTTTCAGATACCAGATCTAAAGGCCTGCGTATCATCAATAGCGGAAAGTTATGA
- a CDS encoding arylsulfatase yields the protein MKRISLIAGVLLQCSTVFSQQQSQKPNVIYIYADDLGYAETGPYGQKKIKTPNLDKMAGQGMKFNNHYTGTPVCAPARAMLMTGKHGGHSYIRGNFELGGFPDSTERGQMPLKAGTFTVGHLMQQAGYKTALVGKWGLGMNATEGSPLKQGFDYYYGLLDQKQAHSFYPTHLWENEKWDTLENTFINVHQPLDSVKATDQDFEYYKGKVYAPEKMTEKALAFIDKSKDQPFFLYLPYPLPHVSLQAPDAEVKKYIGKFAEKPYYGQQGYAANKYPYSTYAAMITFLDTQVGIIMQRIKELGLDENTIIMFSSDNGTTFNGGVNPKFFNSVDGLRGLKMDLYEGGIREPFLVRWPGKIKGGGSTNLVSAQYDLLATLAELTGQKIENTDGISFLPTLRGENDKQKKHEYLYFEYPEKGGQVAIRMGDWKGVRVNVKKDPQSPWQLFNLKTDRNESRDQAANHPELISRFNEIQKKEHQDSHVKAWNFL from the coding sequence ATGAAACGAATAAGTTTAATCGCAGGAGTTCTCCTGCAATGTAGCACCGTCTTCAGTCAGCAGCAATCGCAAAAACCAAACGTCATTTACATCTATGCCGATGATCTGGGCTATGCCGAGACCGGACCTTATGGCCAAAAGAAGATTAAAACCCCAAACCTGGATAAAATGGCCGGTCAGGGGATGAAGTTTAATAACCATTATACCGGAACACCTGTTTGTGCGCCTGCCAGAGCGATGCTCATGACCGGTAAACATGGTGGCCATTCCTATATCCGTGGGAATTTTGAATTAGGGGGCTTTCCCGACAGTACCGAACGCGGGCAGATGCCTTTAAAAGCGGGTACATTTACTGTTGGCCACCTGATGCAGCAGGCGGGATATAAAACCGCTTTAGTAGGGAAATGGGGCCTGGGAATGAACGCTACCGAGGGATCTCCATTGAAACAGGGTTTTGATTATTATTATGGTCTTCTGGATCAAAAGCAGGCGCATAGCTTTTACCCGACCCATTTATGGGAAAATGAAAAGTGGGATACCCTGGAAAATACCTTTATCAATGTACACCAACCGCTGGATTCTGTAAAAGCAACAGACCAGGACTTTGAGTATTATAAAGGAAAGGTCTATGCACCGGAAAAGATGACGGAGAAAGCCCTTGCCTTTATTGATAAGAGTAAAGACCAGCCCTTCTTTTTATACCTGCCTTATCCACTTCCACATGTTTCCTTGCAGGCACCGGATGCAGAAGTGAAAAAATACATCGGGAAATTCGCCGAAAAACCTTATTATGGACAGCAGGGCTATGCCGCTAATAAATATCCATACTCCACCTATGCAGCCATGATCACCTTTCTGGATACACAGGTTGGGATCATCATGCAGCGGATCAAAGAACTGGGGCTGGATGAAAATACCATCATAATGTTTTCCAGTGATAACGGAACAACATTTAATGGCGGGGTAAATCCTAAATTTTTCAATAGTGTAGATGGCTTAAGAGGGCTGAAAATGGACCTTTATGAAGGTGGAATCCGGGAGCCTTTTCTGGTAAGATGGCCCGGGAAAATCAAAGGGGGGGGCAGCACAAACCTGGTTTCCGCACAATACGATCTTCTGGCCACACTGGCAGAGCTGACCGGACAAAAAATAGAAAATACAGATGGCATTTCTTTTCTTCCGACGCTAAGAGGGGAAAATGATAAACAGAAGAAACATGAATACCTCTATTTTGAATATCCTGAAAAAGGCGGACAGGTAGCCATCAGGATGGGAGACTGGAAGGGAGTCCGTGTGAACGTAAAAAAAGATCCTCAAAGCCCATGGCAGCTCTTTAACCTGAAAACCGACAGGAATGAAAGCCGGGATCAGGCGGCAAATCATCCGGAGCTGATCAGCAGGTTTAATGAAATCCAGAAAAAGGAACATCAGGATTCTCATGTAAAAGCATGGAACTTTCTGTAA
- a CDS encoding TolC family protein, with translation MPKPLLFVITLCAILTLGVSGANAQMLKLKDAISTALNNYGSIKAKGNYLSASAAGVQQARRDYLPNLSLSAQQDYGTINGQNGPSYGLGGLGVASSGPSLDRQNWNAAFGALYLANVNWDFFTFGRIREKIKVAQTILKRDENDLAQEKFQHEIRVSAAYLNLLAAQRLRRSQERNLDRAITFKNTAVIRASNGLIAGVDSSLAKAEVSSAKIALTKAKDLEQEQANRLGVLMGITVTDLVLDTASITRVPAVLYTDSMLNENAHPLLKYYRNRVELSNEQVKLFRKSYYPTFSLFGVMQGRGSGFSSAYAQNQNAFTQNYGDGINPVRGNYLVGLGMVWNLTSILRTHPQVRAQEYLSKGLQNEYELAGQQLQAQVAIADTKLKNAVDNYNEAPVQVEAASAAYLQKNTLYKNGLSTIVDLTQALYTLNRAETDRDIAYTNVWQALLLKSAALGNFDLFINEF, from the coding sequence ATGCCCAAACCTTTATTATTTGTGATCACACTATGCGCTATTTTGACGCTTGGTGTTTCGGGAGCAAATGCACAAATGCTCAAACTAAAAGACGCGATCAGTACTGCTTTAAATAACTATGGCAGTATTAAAGCAAAAGGGAATTATCTGAGCGCTTCCGCAGCAGGCGTTCAGCAGGCCCGCCGGGATTACCTTCCCAACCTGAGTTTGTCTGCACAGCAGGATTATGGAACAATTAACGGACAAAATGGCCCTTCCTACGGCTTAGGCGGCTTAGGTGTTGCTTCCAGTGGTCCATCGCTTGACCGTCAAAACTGGAATGCTGCTTTTGGAGCCCTGTACCTGGCCAATGTAAACTGGGACTTTTTTACCTTCGGCAGAATCAGAGAGAAGATTAAGGTTGCCCAAACAATCCTTAAACGTGATGAAAATGACCTGGCACAGGAAAAATTTCAACACGAGATCCGCGTTTCCGCCGCTTACCTGAACCTGCTTGCCGCACAACGGCTCCGCAGATCGCAGGAGCGGAACCTGGATCGTGCCATCACTTTTAAAAATACCGCGGTTATCCGGGCTTCCAATGGATTGATAGCAGGAGTGGATTCTTCTTTGGCAAAGGCCGAAGTATCCAGTGCAAAAATCGCCCTAACCAAGGCCAAAGACCTGGAGCAGGAGCAGGCAAACCGTTTAGGTGTACTGATGGGCATTACTGTTACCGATCTGGTGCTGGATACCGCTTCCATCACACGTGTTCCTGCGGTCCTCTATACCGATAGCATGCTCAATGAAAATGCCCACCCCTTGTTAAAATATTACAGAAACAGGGTAGAACTGAGCAATGAACAGGTAAAACTATTCCGTAAATCTTATTACCCTACTTTTTCTCTATTTGGGGTGATGCAGGGCAGGGGATCGGGTTTCAGTTCCGCCTATGCACAAAATCAAAATGCCTTTACACAGAATTATGGCGATGGCATCAATCCGGTAAGAGGCAATTACCTGGTCGGCCTTGGAATGGTCTGGAACCTGACCAGTATTCTGAGAACACATCCTCAGGTGAGGGCACAGGAATACCTTTCCAAAGGATTGCAAAACGAATATGAACTGGCCGGGCAGCAATTGCAGGCCCAGGTAGCCATTGCGGATACGAAACTGAAAAATGCGGTCGACAACTATAACGAAGCACCAGTGCAGGTAGAAGCGGCTTCAGCTGCCTACCTGCAAAAAAACACCCTGTACAAAAATGGGCTCAGCACTATTGTAGACCTCACTCAGGCTTTATATACCCTTAACCGGGCAGAAACAGACCGCGATATTGCCTATACGAATGTATGGCAGGCCCTGCTGCTTAAATCTGCTGCACTTGGAAATTTTGACCTGTTTATCAACGAATTTTAA